A section of the Cottoperca gobio chromosome 17, fCotGob3.1, whole genome shotgun sequence genome encodes:
- the LOC115022259 gene encoding zinc finger protein 568-like, whose product MSFPSSFGTQLSAIMDVLAKAAVAEITKLMEEGSVVLRLEMCRRDTEIQELKRSLKLMEVEHYKAQEEVTTRATEDKLHQTAAGNQVPRKEEKEDQQTCAVYLEPQSAHSVCESGHGTEERQDMRPAVKHEPADEPAAQETTGNTVAAVICFEAGERDDMIWPPPACSMFEKNSVAMQPNIQMFSSHTEQYAAHRNTEGSYNSSSSAVEDIADDSLSVPIKVEVEIRPTCMESSTSQFGRASHAAVSHDPCSQQAGPSLAPPHAQRSTSCTSGSNAEGHTLNRNNLRAKRFMNVWRANQKLFICSVCNRGFPRMSQLEEHMASHQPFKPFRCLECGKSFTQKTRLKTHQSVHTGERPYSCKICGKMFSRQDNCLRHERFHSGLRPYSCGQCGKSFTVLGNLKIHQEIHLQGR is encoded by the exons ATGtctttcccctcctctttcGGTACGCAGCTTTCAGCCATCATGGATGTGTTAGCGAAAGCTGCGGTCGCCGAAATAACGAAGCTGATGGAGGAGGGGAGCGTGGTTCTGCGGCTGGAGATGTGTCGGAGGGATACTGAGATTCAGGAGCTCAAAAGAAGTTTGAAGCTGATGGAGGTTGAGCACTACAAAGCTCAAGAAGAAGTCACAACCAGAGCTACAGAGGACAAACTGCACCAAACAGCAGCCGGGAATCAGGTCCCCCGAAAAG aagagaaagaagatcaGCAAACATGTGCAGTGTATCTGGAACCCCAGTCTGCTCATTCAGTGTGCGAGTCTGGACACGGAACAGAGGAGCGCCAGGACATGAGGCCAGCGGTGAAACACGAGCCCGCTGATGAACCTGCTGCCCAGGAAACAACGGGCAACACTGTCGCAGCAGTCATTTGCTTTGAGGCGGGAGAGCGAGACGACATGATCTGGCCTCCGCCTGCTTGCAGCATGTTTGAGAAAAACTCTGTTGCGATGCAGCCGAACATTCAGATGTTCTCCTCTCACACTGAGCAATATGCTGCCCATAGAAACACAGAAGGTTCCTATAACTCTTCATCCTCCGCAGTAGAGGACATTGCTGATGATTCTTTAAGTGTGCCCATAAAAGTAGAGGTAGAGATTCGACCCACGTGCATGGAAAGTTCCACTTCACAGTTCGGACGTGCTTCACACGCTGCAGTCAGTCATGATCCGTGTTCGCAACAGGCCGGGCCGTCACTAGCCCCGCCTCATGCACAGAGGTCCACGTCATGCACGTCAGGATCAAACGCAGAAGGTCACACCCTCAATAGGAACAACCTGAGAGCAAAACGGTTCATGAATGTTTGGAGAGCAAATCAAAAACTGTTCATCTGCTCGGTCTGCAACAGGGGTTTCCCTCGCATGTCTCAGCTAGAAGAGCACATGGCCTCCCACCAGCCCTTCAAACCTTTCCGGTGCCTCGAATGCGGGAAATCGTTCACCCAGAAGACCCGACTGAAGACGCACCAAAGCGTTCACACGGGGGAGAGGCCATATAGCTGCAAAATCTGCGGCAAGATGTTTTCGAGGCAGGACAACTGCCTGAGACACGAGCGCTTCCACAGCGGGCTGAGGCCGTACAGCTGTGGACAGTGTGGTAAGAGCTTCACTGTGCTGGGTAACCTGAAAATACATCAGGAGATTCACCTGCAGGGAAGATAG
- the LOC115023096 gene encoding LOW QUALITY PROTEIN: rho GTPase-activating protein 30 (The sequence of the model RefSeq protein was modified relative to this genomic sequence to represent the inferred CDS: deleted 1 base in 1 codon), which yields MRKIRRKGGNKDKVFGCDLLDHLTASCQEIPQVLQYCSEFVEKNGVVDGIYRLSGVSSNIQKLRGEFESDGNPDLNKDLYLQDIHCISSLCKAYFRELPNPLLTYQLYDKFAEAVAIQLEEERLVKIRDVLKELPAPHYRTLEFLMRHLVKMASYCSETNMHCRNLAIVWAPNLLRSKDIETSGFNGTAAFMEVRVQSIVVEFILTHVPQLFPDQGGSGERRKSLPSPSAIPNHSQEEGFQHVPHFGSICPGDGPQPIIPYHAIIEGTDKRKGSLKGRRWMSIFNIGGRFPDPRRRHKHSTKEKESPTLRPARSMDSLSISPGPSEGSVRSAQRLPSTSVSPLVTPSPHSGAELTASAGAIGGSEYAVTYRRGTGLVSGGAGTQGTYTSLDPEGVTGSETLQSRSPGLTTKVGRRAAMHITGPTMVTVPLHITSNLALGVLQGGGGDRLIHRRDKDGGDRVEAKEGGEKVERRESRVMDRKVEASKKVEAKEERKHSGNVADGGEVVDAEVNTVAGGCVEEEGEGKKEEEEEEVREVCRWKLVVARRAASTEQRDKSLTSDAEEDNADDDEYMDMKGATPTDCEPEATQRADDCVFDDSDVLNSTEVEEDDQEMSGYVQDNFEFLDQMDLDHMDCSVSYQVNEFSVEPPGHSDDEYEVMEQAHPAELQTDLQPGPATQTQSQLNPHRPLSLDLHNRHTKSLSLPYLTSPILVSEDSCSEEEAAADDSDDNDYSSDDDENMFVKSLPADFFLNNLPFETITDTQRGCTLDGARRSQSSENGPLGFSACEDSTAGAVEQVDGKDEGKEITQKDEEDHRGRERLENNRQSEATEEDVMKDTESDKEQPLTAEALTHCCFDFPPPSDDDSCDVADMKVGEEADMFDDLPSDYPPCHEVPCATQKETDDVSSEEFRDISARATEQPTKERDRDEGEDREVCKETEDTCIKERDENMWEETTEEGNEVMAEEAHREQTQRGGGEQKSAICETSRDIWVELEDGSCEVIEDEEGKQAEKKDASDGVAGEGDAMEDVEVGKEEEQVAKISGEQMVEVDKGNTNETEVRVEVLEATEGKLTDPERRQEFEEKETNLPKTSELEEATQGKHAVNTKAQHHEREEEASGEKEKENTDKERADERRQAQPGADKQREEVRCERDESKEGSGQGGVGRKLVTSKHLRVYQVRAVPVVPPKPQHCKITALSIRQHQQQRERRDADRGGGDTPRVPTEQDVVHAGDGEREKRRDGDESATRDTSRNSPISMCFDEAVAIATLRRGKEKDCEKEKERQRDRGNEVQ from the exons atgCGGAAAATCCGGAGAAAAGGAGGGAACAAAGACAAGGTGTTTGGATGTGATCTGCTGGATCACCTGACCGCCTCCTGTCAAGAGA TTCCTCAGGTTTTGCAATACTGCAGTGAGTTTGTTGAGAAGAATGGCGTTGTGGATGGTATCTACAGGTTGTCTGGAGTGTCGTCCAACATACAGAAACTGAg GGGGGAGTTTGAGAGCGACGGGAATCCAGATCTGAACAAGGATCTGTACCTGCAGGACATCCACTGCATCAGCTCTCTGTGTAAAGCTTATTTCAGAGAGCTGCCCAACCCTCTGCTCACATACCAGCTGTACGACAAGTTTGCT GAGGCTGTGgccatccagctggaggaggagaggctggTAAAGATCAGAGATGTGCTGAAAGAACTACCAGCACCACATTACAG GACTCTGGAGTTTCTGATGCGCCATCTTGTCAAAATGGCCTCATATTGCTCAGAGACCAACATGCACTGCAGGAACTTGGCAATCGTCTGGGCCCCCAATCTGCTAAG GTCAAAGGACATTGAGACATCTGGATTTAACGGTACAGCGGCCTTCATGGAGGTCAGGGTTCAGTCCATCGTCGTGGAGTTCATCCTCACACACGTCCCTCAGCTGTTTCCTGACCAAG GTGGATCCGGTGAGAGAAGGAAGTCCCTCCCCTCCCCGTCAGCCATACCCAATCACAGTCAGGAGGAAGGGTTTCAGCATGTCCCGCACTTTGGTAGCATCTGTCCAGGAGACGGTCCTCAACCCATAATACCTTACCACGCTATCATTGAAGGCACTGACAA GAGGAAAGGATCTCTGAAAGGCAGGAGGTGGATGTCCATCTTCAACATCGGAGGACGATTTCCCGACCCACGACGGAGACACAAACACTCAACCAAAG AGAAAGAGAGTCCTACTCTGAGACCAGCAAGAAGCATGGACTCGCTCAGCATCTCGCCCGGGCCGAGTGAAG GCTCCGTACGCTCGGCCCAGCGCCTTCCTTCCACCAGCGTGTCTCCCCTCGTCACTCCGTCCCCCCACTCTGGCGCCGAGCTCACGGCGTCCGCCGGTGCGATAGGTGGAAGTGAATATGCTGTAACCTACCGCAGGGGAACGGGGTTAGTAAGCGGGGGTGCGGGGACGCAGGGCACCTACACTTCCCTTGACCCCGAAGGAGTCACAGGCAGCGAGACGCTACAGTCCAGATCCCCGGGACTCACAACTAAAGTAGGCCGAAGAGCAGCCATGCACATCACGGGGCCCACCATGGTGACTGTGCCCCTGCACATCACCTCTAACCTGGCATTAGGGGTGCTGCAAGGGGGTGGAGGCGACAGGCTCATCCACCGCAGGGATAAGGATGGAGGGGACAGGGTGGAAGCTAAGGAAGGGGGAGAGAaggtggagaggagggagagccgGGTCATGGACAGGAAAGTGGAAGCAAGCAAAAAGGTTGAGgcgaaggaggagagaaagcacAGTGGGAATGTGGCAGACGGGGGGGAAGTTGTGGATGCAGAAGTGAATACGGTGGCAGGTGGTTGCGTGGAGGAAGAAGgcgaaggaaagaaagaggaggaagaggaggaggtcagAGAAGTGTGTAGATGGAAGCTGGTGGTGGCGCGTCGAGCTGCGTCCACGGAGCAACGAGACAAAAGCCTGACATCAGACGCTGAGGAAGATAATGCCGACGATGATGAATACATGG ATATGAAAGGAGCAACACCTACGGATTGTGAGCCAGAGGCGACTCAGCGTGctgatgattgtgtgtttgatgaTTCTGACGTCCTCAACTCCACCGAAGTGGAGGAGGACGACCAGGAGATGTCCGGCTACGTTCAAGATAACTTTGAATTCCTGGACCAAATGGACCTGGATCACATGGACTGCAGCGTCTCGTACCAG GTGAACGAGTTCTCCGTCGAACCTCCTGGTCACTCGGACGATGAGTATGAAGTTATGGAGCAAGCTCatcctgcagagctgcagacagacctgCAGCCGGGCCCGGCAACACAAACCCAGAGCCAGTTAAACCCACACAGGCCGCTCAGCCTCGAC TTACACAACCGACACACTAAATCCCTCAGCCTGCCTTACCTGACCTCCCCCATCCTCGTATCGGAGGACTCCTGCTCTGAAGAGGAGGCCGCAGCGGACGACAGTGATGATAACGATTACAGTAGTGATGACGACGAGAACATGTTTGTTAAAAGCCTTCCggctgatttctttttaaacaatttgCCCTTTGAAACAATCACTGATACACAGAGAGGTTGCACTCTCGATGGAGCTCGTCGATCACAGAGCTCTGAGAACGGACCGCTTGGATTCTCTGCATGTGAAGACTCAACTgctggagctgtggagcaggTGGACGGGAAAGACGAAGGAAAGGAGATCACACAGAAGGACGAGGAAGATCACCGGGGACGAGAGCGACTGGAAAACAATAGGCAAAG CGAAGCGACCGAGGAAGATGTCATGAAGGATACTGAAAGTGACAAAGAACAACCTCTCACTGCAGAGGCATTGACACACTGCTGCTTTGACTTTCCACCGCCCAGCGACGATGACTCGTGCGATGTGGCCGACATGAAGGTCGGGGAGGAGGCGGACATGTTTGACGATCTTCCCAGTGATTATCCACCTTGTCATGAAGTTCCTTGTGCAACACAAAAAGAAACCGATGACGTTTCTTCAGAGGAGTTCAGAGACATTTCTGCGAGGGCAACAGAGCAGCCGACGAAGGAGAGAGACCGTGATgagggagaggacagggaggTGTGCAAAGAGACGGAGGACACATGTATAAAAGAAAGGGATGAGAACATGTGGGAAGAAACCACTGAGGAGGGCAATGAAGTGATGGCTGAAGAAGCACATCGAGAACAGACGCAGCGAGGTGGAGGAGAGCAGAAGAGTGCAATTTGTGAGACAAGCAGGGACATTTGGGTTGAACTTGAAGATGGTTCATGTGAAGTTATAGAGGATGAGGAAGGAAAGCAGGCCGAGAAAAAGGATGCAAGCGATGGAGTTGCTGGGGAGGGAGATGCGATGGAAGATGTTGAAGTTGgaaaggaggaagagcaggTAGCGAAGATTTCAGGAGAGCAAATGGTGGAAGTTGACAAAGGAAACACAAACGAGACAGAAGTTAGAGTGGAGGTGTTGGAGGCGACTGAAGGAAAGCTCACAGATCCAGAGAGGCGGCAAGAGTTTGAGGAAAAAGAGACAAACTTACCAAAGACAAGTGAACTAGAAGAAGCAACTCAAGGGAAGCATGCCGTCAATACCAAAGCACAGCACCacgagagagaagaagaggcttcaggagagaaagaaaaggagaacacTGACAAAGAGAGAGCCGATGAGCGACGTCAAGCGCAGCCCGGTGCAGATAAACAGCGTGAAGAGGTCAGGTGTGAGAGGGACGAATCGAAAGAGGGCAGCGGCCAAGGAGGAGTAGGAAGGAAGCTGGTCACCTCCAAACACCTGAGGGTTTACCAAGTAAGAGCGGTGCCGGTCGTGCCTCCGAAGCCGCAGCACTGCAAGATCACCGCTCTGTCAATCCgccagcatcagcagcagagagagagaagagacgccGACAGAGGGGGGGGAGACACGCCGAGGGTCCCGACGGAGCAGGACGTGGTCCACGccggagacggagagagggagaagaggagggatggGGACGAAAGTGCCACAAGAGACACGAGCAGAAACAGTCCGATCAGCATGTGTTTTGATGAGGCTGTTGCCATAGCAACCCTCAGGCGAGGAAAAGAGAAGGATTgcgagaaggagaaggagaggcagagggaccGGGGCAATGAAGTCCAGTGA
- the LOC115022990 gene encoding zinc finger protein 271: protein MENCGFQSQLLSVMEVLAKAAVAEINRRVDDSCAVLRLEVSQSRRDIDLLKRKSEVMEAELRRTRMRARRKVFYPPAAERFSPLVKVWLNKERQSTDWDAEEQNQPQQCADVEPCNESEHILIKEERAEEDMWKNASEDKLISGAGQQPCFDASQCAHTDGFEERHHSAEDPHDPGALGSPTDGYDTFPEQQLSRQQTEAELVVKHESEEESDENAVPLDSPHEFVAEEGDGQLWSSSLCRDAVDPSFSYAEQQFELIPSVFPTHSGLHLEPQVHSGGKSHSVVVSAAARVKRRARTFGCKRPQPDEGHGALSHIVPMDQCSVPQQSQHQYRDSPQVRSPSEDSPAASSFCRSSFGLARRMRTPWRSGIGEKRFSCTYCDKSFMRFSQLKEHLRSHTGEKPFSCLQCGRSFTKQCNLIRHAVVHSGEKPFECSLCGKCFTQRSSLKSHQKTAH from the exons ATGGAGAACTGCGGCTTCCAGAGCCAACTGCTGTCCGTCATGGAGGTCCTGGCAAAGGCGGCTGTGGCGGAGATAAACCGGCGTGTGGATGACAGCTGCGCGGTGCTCCGGCTGGAGGTGAGCCAGAGCCGGCGGGACATCGACCTgctgaagaggaagagtgaggtgATGGAGGCAGAGCTCAGGAGGACCCGGATGAGAGCCAGGAGGAAAG TGTTTTATCCTCCTGCAGCCGAGAGATTCTCTCCTTTAGTCAAAGTGTGGCtgaacaaagagagacagagcacaGATTGGGATGCTGAGGAGCAAAACCAACCCCAGCAG TGTGCAGACGTGGAGCCGTGTAATGAATCTGAACACATTCTGATCAAAGAGGAGCGTGCAGAGGAGGACATGTGGAAGAACGCCTCCGAGGACAAACTGA TCTCTGGAGCCGGGCAGCAGCCGTGTTTCGACGCCTCACAATGTGCCCACACAGACGGCTTTGAAGAGCGCCACCACTCAGCGGAGGACCCGCACGACCCCGGAGCTCTGGGTTCCCCAACAGACGGCTACGACACTTTCCCAGAGCAGCAGCTGAGCAGACAGCAAACTGAGGCGGAGCTCGTAGTGAAACACGAGAGCGAGGAAGAGTCCGATGAGAACGCGGTTCCTCTCGACTCGCCCCACGAGTTTGTGGCGGAGGAAGGTGACGGACAGCTGTGGTCGTCCAGTCTGTGCAGAGACGCTGTGGATCCGAGCTTCTCGTATGCTGAGCAACAGTTTGAGCTGATCCCGTCCGTGTTCCCGACTCACAGCGGATTACATTTGGAACCTCAGGTTCACTCGGGAGGGAAATCGCACTCGGTCGTGGTGAGCGCGGCGGCGCGAGTGAAAAGACGAGCCAGGACGTTTGGATGTAAGAGACCACAACCAGATGAAGGACACGGTGCTCTATCTCACATCGTCCCCATGGATCAATGCTCCGTTCCTCAGCAATCGCAGCATCAGTACCGAGATTCTCCTCAAGTGAGGAGCCCGAGCGAGGATTCACCGGCGGCCTCTTCCTTCTGCCGCAGCAGCTTCGGCCTGGCGAGGAGGATGAGGACGCCCTGGAGGTCCGGCATCGGCGAGAAGAGGTTCAGCTGCACGTACTGCGACAAAAGCTTCATGAGGTTCAGTCAGCTCAAAGAGCACCTGAGGAGCCACACGGGGGAGAAGCCGTTCAGCTGCCTGCAGTGCGGCAGGAGCTTCACCAAACAGTGCAACCTCATCAGACACGCCGTGGTGCACAGCGGGGAGAAGCCCTTTGAGTGCTCGCTGTGCGGGAAGTGCTTCACGCAGCGCTCCAGCCTCAAGTCCCATCAGAAAACAGCACACTGA